DNA from Asanoa sp. WMMD1127:
CGACCAGCATCACGTGCTCGGCCCGCTCCTTGGGGTCGGCCAGCAGCTCGGTCGCGAGCTCGGTGTCGTGCCGCTGGTCCCGGCCGCGCGGGCGGGTGCCGGCGATCGGGTGCAGCAGCGCCCGGCCCTCGGTGACCTTGAGGTGGGCCTCCGGCGACGAGCCGACGATGTCAAAGCCGTCGAACCGCAGCAGATACATGTACGGGCTGGGGTTGGTCGTGCGCAGCACCCGGTAGACGTCGAGCGGGTCGGCGGTGGTCCGCCGCTCGAACCGCTGCGCGACGACGATCTGGAAGCACTCGCCGGCCCGGATCGCCTCCTTGGCCAGCTCGACCGCCTTCGGGTAGCCGCCGTCCGGGGTGCGGCTCTCCAGCCGCGTCTCGGCGGCGCCGGTCAGGTCGATCGTCGAGATCATCGGCGGGGTGGGGCGGGACAGCGAGGTGGTCATCGCGTCCAGGCGGCCGACGGCGTGGTGGTACGCCGCCTTGACCGCGTCGTCGTCCGCCTCCGGGGGCAGGATGGCGTTGGCGACCAGGATCGCCGAGCCCGCGTAGTGGTCGAGCACCACCAGGTCGGTCGCGAGCATCATGCCCAGCTCGGGGACGCCGAGATCGTCGTCGGCCAGCTCGGGCAGGCGTTCGAAGCGGCGGACCAGGTCGTACGCCAGGTAGCCGACCATGCCGCCGGTCAGCGGCGGCCCGTCGGGGTCGTGCCCGCGGCCGGTCAGGGCCGCGACGGTGGCGCGGAGCACGTCGACCGGGTCGCCGCCGGTCGGCACGCCCTCGGGCGGGGTGCCCAGCCACTCGGCCTGCCCGTCGCGCTCGACCAGGGTGGCCGCGCTGCGGACCCCGACGAACGAGTAGCGGGACCAGGCCGTCCCCGCGCCCTGCTCGGCGGACTCCAGCAGGAAGGTGCCCGGGCCGCCGGCCAGCTTGCGATAGACCCCGACCGGGGTCTCGCCGTCGGCCAACAGGCGGCGGGTGACCGGCACGACCCGTGCGCTCGTCGCAAGCTCCGCGAAGCGCTCGAGGCTCGGCGTGACGGCGCCGGTCGTCATGCCCGCACCGGCAGCTCGTCGAAGAAGCAGGTGGGCGTGCCGGTGTGGCAGGCCGGGCCGACCTGTTCGACGGTGAGCAGGATCGTGTCGCCGTCACAGTCGAGAGCGGCGGACTTCACGTGCTGGGTGTGGCCGGACGTCTCGCCCTTGACCCAGAGCTCCTGCCGGCTGCGGGACCAGTAGGTCGCCCGGCCGGTGGTCAGGGTGCGGTGCAGCGCCTCGTCGTTCATCCAGGCGAGCATGAGCACCTCGCCGTCGTCGTGCCGGCGGACGACAGCGGGCACGAGCCCGTCCCCGGTGCGCTTCAGGCGGGCGGCGATCGCCGGGTCGAGACCCGAATCTGGTACGGCCACCCGACCAATTCTTCCGTACCGGCGGATGGGCCGAATCCCGGGGCTTTCGGGGGCTGTGCTCCGGCTCACGTCGCGGTAGTTTGTCCGTGCGCCGCCCGGGTTCCGCGTCACCGGCGGGGCGCTCCCTGCCCTCTCTTCCGCGTGTCCACTCGTCCCTGTCCGTTGGGCACGGGTCCGACGCGTTCCCGTGGGCAGTCGCGTCCCGTCTCCCCCACCCGTCCGGCGCGCCCCATCCTGGCATCGCCCGGCCGGGTCGCCGTTACGCAAACGGACGGAGGACTTACCCCGCATGCAGCCTCAGCCCCCACCCCAGCCCGACCAGGGCGAGCCGACTTTCGCAGTGCCCGGCCAGCGCCCACCCGGCGACGAGGCGCCGGTGTCCGCGCTCGACGCCCTCGCCGCGGCCCAGGCCGCTGAGACCGCCGACCCACCGGTGTCGGGCGCCTTGACCGAGAGCACGATCGAGACCCCCGTCATCCGTCCGGGTGAAACGACCCAGCCGCTGCCGCCGATGACGAGCGAGTTCGTGAGCGCCCCCTCCCCGTGGAGCACCGCGCCGGCCGCGTCCGAGTCGGACAGCCCGGTCGCCGAGGCGGTCGCGCCGCCGGCCCAGGAGGCGGAGCCGGCTGAGGCGATCGTCGCCGAGGACGCCGAGGAGGCGGCCGAAAGCGCGGCCACCGAGGCGGCCGAGGACCCCGAGTTCGAACGCGAATGGCAGGCGCTGCTCGCCGAGGAAGCCGCGGCCGACTCCGCGACCACTGTGGACGACGCTCCGGACGCGAGCGCGGCCGAGGCCGTGACCGCCACCGACGAAGCGCCGTTGCCGGAAGCCGCGACGGTGACCGACGAAGACGCGGCGCCAGAGGCCGCAATCGACGCAGAGCCGGAAGCGGTCACCGTCGCCGACGAAGCGGCCGAGCCAGAGGCAGTCACCGCCACCGACGAAGCGGCCGAGCCCGAGGCAGTCACCGCCACCGACGAAGCGGCCGCGCCAGAGGCCGTGACCGTCGCCGACGAAGAGGCTGAGCCGGAGGCAGTCACCGCCACCGACGAAGCGGCCGCGCCAGAGGCAGTCACCGCCACCGACGAAGCGGCCGCGCCAGAGGCTGTGACCGCCACCGACGAAGAGGCTGAGCCCGAGGCCGTTGCCGAAGCTGACGAAGAGGTCGACGCCAGCGCCGGCACCGACGAAGAGGCCGAGCCTGAGGCCCTGACCGTGGCCGACGAAGCGGCCGAGCCGGAAGCCGCGGCCGACGAAGAGGCCGAGCCGGAGGTCGCCGCCGTCAGCGACCAGGAGGCTCAGGTCGACGCGGCAGTCGATGACAGCGTCGAAGCCGCCGCCGAGCCGGAAGCCGCCGCCGACGAAGAGGTCGGGCCGGAGGCCGCCGCCGTCAGCGACGAAGACGCCGACACCGGGGCGGTCGACGCCGAGGCCGCGACGGTCGCTGACGAGGACACCGAAGCCAGCAGCGACGAAGACGCCGAAGGCGAGGCTGACGCCATCGACGCCGAACTCGCGACCGTCGCCGACGAGGACACCGAAGCCAGCA
Protein-coding regions in this window:
- a CDS encoding anthranilate synthase component I, translated to MTTGAVTPSLERFAELATSARVVPVTRRLLADGETPVGVYRKLAGGPGTFLLESAEQGAGTAWSRYSFVGVRSAATLVERDGQAEWLGTPPEGVPTGGDPVDVLRATVAALTGRGHDPDGPPLTGGMVGYLAYDLVRRFERLPELADDDLGVPELGMMLATDLVVLDHYAGSAILVANAILPPEADDDAVKAAYHHAVGRLDAMTTSLSRPTPPMISTIDLTGAAETRLESRTPDGGYPKAVELAKEAIRAGECFQIVVAQRFERRTTADPLDVYRVLRTTNPSPYMYLLRFDGFDIVGSSPEAHLKVTEGRALLHPIAGTRPRGRDQRHDTELATELLADPKERAEHVMLVDLGRNDLGRVCVPGTVEVPEFATIERYSHVMHIVSTVVGQLRDDRTAFDALAATFPAGTLSGAPKVRAMEIIEELEPTRRGVYGGTVGYLGFGGDLDMAIAIRTALIRDGVAYVQAGAGIVADSDPAAEERETQSKAAAVLAAISAAETLRAAR
- the hisI gene encoding phosphoribosyl-AMP cyclohydrolase, with the protein product MAVPDSGLDPAIAARLKRTGDGLVPAVVRRHDDGEVLMLAWMNDEALHRTLTTGRATYWSRSRQELWVKGETSGHTQHVKSAALDCDGDTILLTVEQVGPACHTGTPTCFFDELPVRA